A genome region from Ralstonia solanacearum K60 includes the following:
- a CDS encoding alpha/beta hydrolase has protein sequence MPSLDPHVAQLLDLVARAKRPPLHHLSPADAKIAYEKSSPIVDIAPIALDHVSDLTVPARDGHAIPVRTYAAREASWADPLPLLVYFHGGGFTVGSIKTHDALCRSLAAKSGAMVLSVDYRLGPDWKFPTAANDAFDVLQWVFDEAATIGADPARIAFGGDSAGGTLATVTAIEARNRGLAPVLQLLIYPGTTARETTPSHRAFAEGYLLTQAMIAWFFAQYLRSDADRDDWRFAPLDGGGQGADVRGVCPAWIAVAGFDPIRDAGIGYADKLRAAGVPMALKVYEGMIHDFFKLGRFVPAVEAAHYDAAEALRSAFGTQAG, from the coding sequence ATGCCGTCCCTCGATCCGCACGTTGCCCAACTGCTCGACCTGGTGGCGCGTGCCAAGCGTCCGCCGCTGCACCACCTGAGCCCCGCCGACGCCAAAATTGCCTACGAGAAAAGCAGCCCCATCGTCGACATCGCGCCCATTGCGCTGGACCACGTGAGCGATCTGACCGTGCCCGCGCGCGATGGCCATGCGATTCCCGTGCGCACCTACGCCGCGCGCGAGGCCAGTTGGGCCGATCCGCTGCCGCTGCTGGTGTATTTCCACGGCGGCGGCTTCACCGTCGGCAGCATCAAGACACACGATGCGCTGTGCCGGTCGCTGGCGGCCAAGTCGGGGGCGATGGTGCTGTCGGTCGATTACCGGCTCGGCCCCGACTGGAAGTTCCCGACCGCGGCCAACGATGCGTTCGACGTGCTGCAATGGGTGTTTGACGAGGCGGCCACGATCGGTGCCGATCCGGCCCGCATCGCCTTCGGGGGCGACAGCGCGGGCGGTACGCTGGCGACCGTCACCGCCATCGAGGCGCGCAACCGCGGCCTGGCGCCCGTGCTGCAGTTGCTGATCTACCCCGGCACCACCGCGCGCGAGACCACGCCCTCGCACCGCGCCTTCGCCGAAGGCTACCTGCTGACGCAGGCGATGATCGCCTGGTTCTTCGCCCAGTACCTGCGCAGCGATGCCGACCGCGACGACTGGCGCTTCGCCCCGCTGGACGGCGGCGGGCAGGGCGCCGACGTGCGCGGCGTGTGCCCGGCGTGGATCGCCGTGGCGGGCTTCGACCCGATCCGCGACGCCGGCATCGGCTATGCGGACAAGCTGCGCGCGGCCGGCGTGCCGATGGCGCTGAAGGTGTACGAGGGCATGATCCACGACTTCTTCAAGCTGGGCCGCTTCGTGCCGGCCGTCGAGGCTGCCCACTACGATGCCGCCGAGGCGCTGCGCAGCGCCTTCGGCACGCAAGCCGGATAG